In the Deinococcus sp. NW-56 genome, AGCCAGGGCAGGGCGGTCAGGGACATCCTGTCCACCGTACCACTTGCAGACCAATCTGGGGAGAGGGTTGCAGAGGTCTCTAAGTGGTCTTATGCTGGGGACGTTACCTCAACCACAATTCGCCCCGTTCCCTGGAGGATCCCCATGCCCACGCGCTCCCCGCTGCCGCGCCTTTGCGGCCTCGCCGGTCTCGTCACCCTCGCCCTGTGCGGCGGCGCCCTGGCCGCCCCCAAGAAAGTCACGGGCTACGGCAACCTCGGCATCACAAACGGCAAGCCCGGCGGCACCTACACCCTGGCGCTGGGGGACAGCCCGCAGAGCCTCTTTTACTACGGGGTGATCGACAACAACCTCGGGCTGATCTCGCAGCAGATGTTCGACGGGCTGGTCGAGTTCAACTACGCGACCTACAAGGTCGAGCCTGCGCTGGCCGAGAGCTGGACCGTCAGCCCCGACGGCCGCACCTACACCTTCCGGCTGCGCCAGGGCGTGAAGTGGAGCGACGGCCAGGCGTTCGACGCCGACGACGTGGTCTTCACCTACAGCCAGATCATCATGAATCCGGAAGCGCGGGCAGGCGACGCCGCCTCCTTCAAGCTCGACGGCAAGCAGGTCGAGGTCCGCAAGGTGAACGCCAACACCGTGCGTTTCGTGCTGCCGCGCCCCAGCCCGGCCTTCCTCCTTCAGATGCGCTCCTTCATCATGCCCAAGCACAAGCTGCTCAGATACTCGCAAGAAGGCGGCGCCAAGCCCGCCGACATCAACAGCGCCTGGCCCAGCAACGTCCGCGAGTCCGAGGTCGTCGGCACCGGTCCCTTCCGGCTCAGCAACTACACCGCCGGACAGAAGGTCACCCTGACCCGCAACCCCAACTACTGGAAGGTGGACGGGCGGGGCACCAAGCTGCCCTACCTGGCCGGGCTGGAATTCCTGATTATCCGCGACCCCCAGGCGCAGGTCGCGCAGTTCCTGGCCGGGAACCTCGACCAGCTCAACATCACCGGGGCACAGTTCCCGGACCTCAAGCAGAGGGAGGTGGCGGGGGCGCCCTTCAAGGTCTTCCGCTCGACGGCGCTGTTCGGCTCGCCGCCCTTCGTGGCTTACAACTTCGACGCGAAGAACGCGGCGCTGGCGAAGGTCTTCAGCGACGTGCGCTTCCGCCGGGCGATGCAGCAGGCGGTCAACCGCGAGCGCATCATCGACACCGTCTACAACGGCCTCGCCAGCCTGCCGGGACACGGGGTCGCGCCCATCAACAAGGAGTGGTACACCAACACCACCCGGCAGCTCGGCTCCTTTAACCTCGCGGCGGCGGGCGAGGCCCTCGACGCGATGGGCATCCGCGACACCAACCGCGACGGCATCCGCAACCTGCCCGGCGGCGGCAACCTGGAATTCGACCTCACCTACGGCACCGATTCCAGCGTGTACCCGGCCATCGCCACCATCCTCCAGAGCGACTTCGCCCGCATCGGCGTGAAGGTCAACCTGCGCGGCATCCTGTCCTCGCGCCTGCTCTCGACCGGGCAGAGCGGCGACTGGGAGATGATCCTGCACGCCTTTGGCGACCAGCCCGATCCCGAGTTGCGTAAGCCCATCTGGCAGCCCGGCGGCGCCCTGTACTACTGGCACCGCAGCCTCCAGCCCGCCCAGGACGGCGGACGGCCCAACCTGACCCGCATGGCCCCCTGGGAGCGCGAGATCTACAACATCTTCGAGGACGCGGCCGTCACCACCAGCGCCAGCCGCCGCAAGGCGCTGTACACCCGCTGGCAACTCCTCTTTGCCCAGAACCTGCCGGTCACGCCCATCGCCAAGCCGGAGAACATCGGCGCCGTCAGCAACAAGTTCGGCAACTATATCTACAACCTCGGCGTGATTCCCGGCTACAACCCGGTGCCGCTGATCTACCAGAAGTAGGGAGCGGTGAATGGTTGATGGTCTGAGGGGGGAGAACATCCCGTGTTTTGAGGGCGAGCTTCGCCCGCCACCCCCCTCCCCGGCCCTCCCCCACAAGGGGGGAGGGAGAAAAGATGGAGCTGCGCCCTTGTTCTTCCCCACACGCCACAAGCCACAGGCGACACGCCCATGCTGACCTACGCCCTACGCCGCATTCTCGGCATGTTGCCCACGCTGCTGCTGATCTCGGTGGTGTGCTTCGTGGTGATCCGGCTTCAACCCGGCAGCTTTATCGACCAGTACCTCGAAGACCCGCGCGTGACCCGCGAGACGGTGGAGTCGATCACCCGGCAGCTCGGCCTCGACCAGCCTGCCTACGTGCAGTACCTGACCTGGATCAAGGGGATCGTCACCGAGGGGGACTTCGGCTTTTCCTTCGTGAACGGGCGCCCCGTCAGTTCGCTGATCTGGGAACGGCTGGGCTGGACCGTGTTTTTGGCGCTGCTGACCCTGCTGGTGAGCTGGGCCATCGCCATCCCGCTGGGCATCTACACGGCCCTGAACCGCTACGGTCCCGGCGCGACGGTGCTGAACTTCTTCGGGTATGTCAGCCTCGCCACGCCGGACTTTCTGGTGGCGCTGCTCCTGATCGCGCTGGTGCTCAACTTCGGCGGGACGAATGTGGGCGGACTCTTCAGCCCGCAGTTTATCGACGCGCCGTGGAGCCTGGCGAAGTTTCTCGACCTCCTCAACCACCTGTGGATTCCGATGATCGCCATCGGGCTGGAGGGGGTTGCGGGGCTGATGCGGCAGATGCGGGCCTCCATGCTGGACGTGATCAACCAGGATTACGTGCGGACGGCGCGGGCCAAGGGGTTGGCCGGGGGCCGGGTGCTGTGGCGGCACGCGGTCCGCAACGCGGTCAATCCCCTGATCAGCCTCGCGGGGCTGAGCCTGCCTTCCCTGATCTCGGGCACCATCATCGCCTCCATCGTGCTGAACCTGCCCACCATCGGCCCCTTCCTGTACGACAGCCTGCTGAATAAGGACCAGTACGTCGCCATGACGCTGCTGCTGTTCAGTGCGCTGCTGCTGCTGGTCGGGAACCTCCTCGCCGACCTCGCGCTCGCGTGGGCCGACCCCCGGATCCGGTTCGAATGACGGCAATTCCCTCCTCCCCACCCGCCCCATCCGCCACCCCCCGCGCGGCCAGCCCGCTCGCACTGGCGCTGCGGCGCTTCCGGCGCAACCGGGTGGGCGTGCTCAGCGCCTGGGTGCTCGCGGGGCTGTACCTGATGGCGCTGCTGTCGGGCTTCCTGGCGCCATATTCCATCACCGCGCAGCATCCCGACTTTCCCAACCAGCCGCCGCAGCAGGTCCACCTGATTCACCAGGGCCAGCTCACGCGCCCCTTCATCTACCCGGTGGAAAAGACGCGCGATCCGGTGACCTTCGCCAGCACCTTCGCGGAAAACCGCGAGCGCCCCGTGCCCATCCTCTTTTTCGTGCGGGGGGACGACCCGGCCCGCTACGGATACTCCTTCCTGGGCGTCTTCCGCAGCCAG is a window encoding:
- a CDS encoding ABC transporter substrate-binding protein, with the protein product MPTRSPLPRLCGLAGLVTLALCGGALAAPKKVTGYGNLGITNGKPGGTYTLALGDSPQSLFYYGVIDNNLGLISQQMFDGLVEFNYATYKVEPALAESWTVSPDGRTYTFRLRQGVKWSDGQAFDADDVVFTYSQIIMNPEARAGDAASFKLDGKQVEVRKVNANTVRFVLPRPSPAFLLQMRSFIMPKHKLLRYSQEGGAKPADINSAWPSNVRESEVVGTGPFRLSNYTAGQKVTLTRNPNYWKVDGRGTKLPYLAGLEFLIIRDPQAQVAQFLAGNLDQLNITGAQFPDLKQREVAGAPFKVFRSTALFGSPPFVAYNFDAKNAALAKVFSDVRFRRAMQQAVNRERIIDTVYNGLASLPGHGVAPINKEWYTNTTRQLGSFNLAAAGEALDAMGIRDTNRDGIRNLPGGGNLEFDLTYGTDSSVYPAIATILQSDFARIGVKVNLRGILSSRLLSTGQSGDWEMILHAFGDQPDPELRKPIWQPGGALYYWHRSLQPAQDGGRPNLTRMAPWEREIYNIFEDAAVTTSASRRKALYTRWQLLFAQNLPVTPIAKPENIGAVSNKFGNYIYNLGVIPGYNPVPLIYQK
- a CDS encoding ABC transporter permease, with translation MLTYALRRILGMLPTLLLISVVCFVVIRLQPGSFIDQYLEDPRVTRETVESITRQLGLDQPAYVQYLTWIKGIVTEGDFGFSFVNGRPVSSLIWERLGWTVFLALLTLLVSWAIAIPLGIYTALNRYGPGATVLNFFGYVSLATPDFLVALLLIALVLNFGGTNVGGLFSPQFIDAPWSLAKFLDLLNHLWIPMIAIGLEGVAGLMRQMRASMLDVINQDYVRTARAKGLAGGRVLWRHAVRNAVNPLISLAGLSLPSLISGTIIASIVLNLPTIGPFLYDSLLNKDQYVAMTLLLFSALLLLVGNLLADLALAWADPRIRFE